The DNA region ACAAAAGAGGATTAACCAGATGTTTTTGATCTGAAACCAAAGCCTGGATTCCCTGTGTGCTTCTGTTGCCGTGGCAACTGATGCCTTCAAAGGGatagttcagatttttttatgtggaATGGTATGAAGTAATTATCTGTTtgttacctacagtagatggagtttgatAGAAACAGGCCGGAGTACCAGCAGTACCAGTGACTTTAGTGTTTTAAAAGAGTTAGTTCAGATTCACTTAAGtcattataacaaaacaaaaaaaaaacagctgattgaGGCAGCGGTAGACCACCAGCTGACGTGTAATGCACaataaaattactgtttttgtgaattcaATCTGGTGGCtttgatgagttttttttaagaagtgcacgttgtcatggtgacgtcagccattggtttgtggactgacgttttgaagctttgagttcgGCAATTTGgcctttgtcattttttttttttgcaaccagttaGAAAAAGTGACTagctgaggaggagtgacgtagagacggcgttTACAGTTcgggtagagacctgtcaataaTAAGGtggccccgccctaaagcatcccctgctttatggtctgtttgactctaaatggagcatcatttactaaatgaacatcatgctgtattgaagaagacttgaaactagagattgagaccataaactcatgtttacaatgtttactgagggaataaatcaagagagaagtagagtcattttctcatagacttctatacaaccagaggagtcgccccctgatggacactagagagaatgcaagtttaaggcactttggCATTCGCAGCACTTTTTCGgcgaaaatattctaaatatagtgttcacttaaactgatgattgttttaattgtctAAAATATGTCCGCAGCAGTACATAGCTTTTTTACCTGTGCTTGTACACCTgactgtttctccaaactccatctactgtagtaaaacactgactatgaaGAAGGACCTCAAAACTTTCCCTTTAAACTCACCTGCTCCAGGTGAAATCCTGCTATTACAAAGGTAAGGACCCCTGACTCAATATTAAGCTAATTGTATCAGTATCCTCTGCAAATAACTTTTGTGACTGTACTAAATAagcatgtattattattatttcctgtATTTTAATTCCAATTAAATACAGTTCATAAATATAATTTGGGACCAGGTTTCCACCATACATGGAAGCGATTGTGTCAGCTACCAGGTAGCAAAAGCTAATTGACCGACTGCctgtaagaaaatattttactttagaaAAGCCAACTTTCTTTGCAAGCAAATAAGATACTTCATATAACCTCAAAGATGTCTAATGAAATTCAATCTCATAACTGATTAGAGGTTAGGGGTTAGACACAATTAGATGCAAAGAAGAACACCAACATAGGAGTTACCCCTTATCTCATTTTTATGTCCACATGCCTGATACGTAAAAAATCTGCTGCCCTTGGTCAGTGAACATcacagctgtttgtttaaatgaatcTTCTTCATTGTGAATGGATGTGtgcttgatgttttttgttatgtgttagcttagtttagcttagcatagaggcTGGAAGTCGCTGTGacttgcaaaaaaacacatagtcTCACATAGTCTCCCCCTAAAAACCACGACTTatcgtttttttttactcttccaTTTTGGtgctttattttgttctgctcTGGCTGAATTCAGTGTGACCTACCTTTCATTTTCACCATACATTAAGATATGCTTTTACACCTGATTTGTAAGTACAGTTAACTTTGGGGAAAGCATGCTAGGACCCACTGGTCACCATCAGAAAGAAGCATGCTTCGAGTGTTTGATAGAGTTTGTTGCTGTCATGGGAACAGCTATTGCAGAGTCTGAGTAAAAGCCCCCGTCTCATGACTATTTATCTTCCGATCAGATGCACAGATGAGAGTTGGGGTGTCCGTATCGTCCAGCGTCACACCTCAAAGCTGATCTCTCTTGAGCGTCCAAACAGGGGCTCCGAGGCCAGGTGTGTGTCCGAGTATGCGCGCCGCAGGTGTGTGGAGCTGCACGTGGTCTTGATGGCGACCTCGTAGGGAGGCGGGGGTTCCTGCCACAGGGGAGGGTGAGGCGTCGGACTGAAACCACTAGGGTCCATGGGAGGGTAGTCGAAATCCTCAGCCCGAGCACCTTGCCTGTGGCGCTCCATCGTCCTGCACCCGAGAAAAACagtaacagagaaaaaaaacatatgcaaaCAAACGTGTGGAAACAGAAGTACGATATAGTTGTTGCAGCAGGGTGTAGAGATCAGATGATAGCAGATCGAGTCGTGTTCTGTCTGTAGTTGTGTTTCCTGACAAATACAGGATGTGTAGTGTTGGGTTTCACAGAGGTATAATGGACATATTGGCTCTGCCGGAAGATAAAAAGCTTTTGAATTACAGTCGTAAATTTGAGCCATGTATACAAACCTTTAACCGAACGGCAGGAGACAATCGAATGTCTTGGTTTACATTAAATCTGCATCTGAGTCTTTGGAAATACGACAGCACCAGCTCCTGAATCCTTCTTAGTTAAAGGATTAGTTTGACATACGGGAAatacatgcattcattttcttgctgagagttagacgaaaagatcgataccactctatTTTTATGCACAGGGGGGAGATTATGAGACAATTATGAGACGTACGTAAGAGCAAGTCAAAAATACTTTATAGTTGTTTGGCCTGTTTTTGCTTAGTTTTGTatctatttgtagttgttttgagtctcGTTATAtttggtttgtgtctctttgtggttgatTCTCACTGTAGTTGCCtggtgtctctttgtagttggtTTAAGTCATTTTGTAGTTGCCtggtgtctctttgtagttggtTTAAGTCATTTTGTAGTTGCCtggtgtctctttgtagttggtTTAAGTCATTTTGTAGTTGCctagtgtctctttgtagttgttttgtgtctcttttatgtaattttgtgtctgtttgtggtcatttaaagtctctttgtggttgttttgcccaTTTTCATGGCCATTGCGAGTCTGTCTTtggtctctttgtgtcttttttaagcttttttgcatttcttctgAGTTATTTTggtatgttttgtttctttgcagtagttgtctttgtgttgattCTGAGTCTCCTACTGGTTGTTGCATGTCTCTTTAAGACGTGAAGACTAGGGGTCCTACCGtcagcagcctgttagcttagcttagcttagcataaagactggaaatagggGGAAACCTGGCCCTGTCCAAAGGTAACCAGCAGAGACACTAGGAGGTTACTGGAACCTGACAGGAAACACTGTTGTTTCCTTTGTTGGAAATTGCATACTAATATACTTTTCAtacttaatattattaaaatatagtaTGTAATGCGGTCCAACTGCATAAATGTAGATTTTGTGTACATGAGAAATGCCAAATAGTCAGTATCAATTTATAACGATATGATATGATTAATCTACATAAACTATAAAATCaactattaaaaacaatattcaattaaattaatattttcttatttagtttgctttttttttgtcagataacaataaaaaaaacatgttcaatatGCATGTTGAGGTTGTCAAATGTCAACTCTCTATTTGACGATACcatggtgtatgtgtgtgtgtgtgtgtgtgtgtgtgtgtgtgtgtgtgtgtgtgtgtgtgtgtgtgtgtgtgtgtgtgtgtgtgtgtgtttcacaacAAGGAAATACCAAAGGCCTACACCGGGGCCAGTCGTGACTACTCTACGTCACCGTTTAGTGTACAGACATGAGGGTGGTATGAATTATTTCgcctaaaaaataaataaatgtatctccTTAAATTTCAATCGATatctttaactttcttttttgtcGTGGTTATATTTAGATATCTGTGTATCTCGCCTGTGGGCTGTGTCATCAAGGGCGGAACACGGCCATATTAGACCAGAATTAATGGGAAATAAAAGGAAAGTGGACTTTTCTCTTGAAAAGGTGAAGTTGTTTCGGGTCTGTGTGCAAACAGATGTAGAAAAAGATGTTTCTCTAAAGGACcctgaaatataataataataataatgtagtgGACAGTAACAGTGTTTAGGGcctttataaaatgtattctttgtgTTAAATAAACTGGTTTTCTTTACAAATACAGGGAAGAAATCCTTTTAATACactttttacaattttctgtcttcaatataaaatattccatacatagaaataataaaactgtgcaaaacagtaaataaatctaaacatgttattgtttttcaacCCACCTTGGCAGGAACACCGACTGGGATTCTGGGAAGCGGTTCCCCGGGGGTGTGAAGAGGGCATGGCCGCCGAAGTTGGGGTAGTCGTACGGATAATGTGGACACTCTGGGTCGAACTCCCGGTGGTTGTAGTTGGCGGCACTCTTGCTGTTCATGGCCCAGAACAGCCCCAGGATGAGCATGACCACCCCGAGCACCACGCAGCAGAGGGAGAACGCCTGCAGGCGGCTCTGGGACGAGGCCAGGAAGGCTGTGGAGCCTCCGGTCACGATGAGGAAGGCTCCGATGAAGATTGTTCCGTGGTGCAGGGAAGGCATCCTCCTGCAGGACCGTGACTGTGTCTGGGGTTACTTTCAAGGCTGTGACCGGCTGATGCTGACTCTGACCAGACATCCAAAAATATTTACTCCACAGATACAGAAGTCCTGaaggatatatatattaaaaaaaaagaatcttacTTATTTGTTCCCATATTTTCCATCTTCCATactagaaaaaacaaactgctgatcATAAAGTGTTAGTCCTCACTCTGTAGATCTCCAGCTTGTTggtaaaagtgttaaaatgaataGTTTTGTcggtgaaaaaaagaaaaaagaaaccgGTGAAGGCTTTGATGCGCATCAGGACGAGCTGTGTTTGTCATCAGAGCAGATGGACAAGAGGACGGCAGAGCCCATTAAGAAATCTTTACTGGCGCCCCACCCTCCCTCTGTCTAATGTGTctgatgggtgtgtgtgtgtgtgtgtgtgtgtgtgtgtgtgtgtgtgtgtgtgtgtgtgtgtgtgtgtgtgtgtgtgtgtgtgtgtgtgtgtgtgtgtgtgtgtgtttgtgtgtgagagacagcaATTTCTCTTAACATAAATGGACATATTGGACAAGAAATAGAGTGGACTTTAGGCCTTCATTCTTGCTTTTTTAGCCTCATTGTGTCAGGTTACAACATTCAAATAGAGAAAAAGAGTTGAATGTTTGGTAGTTGAGTTTATTTGCAAAAGCCAAAGACAGAAATCTGCTTTCATATGATTGATTGGGACGTTCAACATACTTTAAAGTTTAAACCAACAGCAGTGTGTTATTTTTCTGCTCCTtgcaataaatattaatttgacaCGGTATACTAGAATATAAATAGAGTGCAAGTGTACAATTAAATGTTACAGATATACACAGAGACAGTTGAGAGAACCCTGAGTCTAATAGTTCATTTTGGTATTTTCCTGGATATCTAATTAATAATTGAATGCTAGATTTTACGTCAAACTGCAAGGCTGAGTGGAGATCAATATGTGAAGAGGCTCAGTTTTTTTGCCTTTGCTGTCACAAGCTGTTACAGTCGAATATGATTCTTATAGCAGAGAGACTCCACAGTATGGTGTTGTGTAGGTTTAACACAGAAACAGCAATTGTCATTTATATTCAGTGGATTTTGTGAGTCTCAACCACTACTGGGGATTTATTAGAGACACAACCAATAATATTACAAGTGTCGGTATACGGACAGCGGATCAgtatttctgcatttctgctGGATACAAGCCACAAAGCATGATTTATTAAAATGGTCATAATAGCTGGAATTAAATGTAGTACTGTGACTATGAAGGATGCTCGAAATAGTCACATACCCTTTTCTGAGAAACATTGACTTTACGTAATATTTGGCAAATACCACAAATTCTTCAGAGTAATATATCACCACTGGTGCAACAGCGGAGGTTGGGCATATTTACATGGCAAGGGAGATATTAGACATATTTGTACAATATGTACAGTTTCTATTGTTGACCAAATGGGCCGATGAACAACCCACAGAATTTATTAAAGTCATATTTGGTATCTTACTATCTAGACTTGACAGAAAGACACTGTTTGATGTTTCGACGTTGCTTTGAAGGCAATGAATCAGGACCTATAGCTACAACTACTGAGGACACTCAGGTCATGTCCTGTTTTATGAACTTGaatctgaatttatttaattatatagaacatataaaaagataaactttatttaaaaaaagctttattttctttattttcttttttaaggtaggttttagtttttttttaaaatactttacaaCTACAGAACACTTGACTTgtcgttttattttttattttcattgttagttattgctgtttttttaatatatatatttaggccTATATAACATTTATACATAGGTTAGACGCCTACACCTATTTTTTCTCATACTTATACCTACATAACAGTCGACTCtattctttacttttatttgtccagctttgttgtcctgGATTTTTGCTGTTATGTctatttatgtataaaaaaaggaaaattccttgtatgtgcacacatactTGGCAAATGAAGCTGAACTCAGTAACCTCAGTCAGTATTTTGTAAAAACTCTGGCCTTTCTATACTTTTATATTCACAATAGTAACACAAAATAGAGctgatataatatattaaatgtatatgaATGACCATATTGTTTGGGTCTaatcagttatatatatatatctctgtaTTCACTCCCTGAACAGGGTAGTTTGACCTCATGTTGGCTGATATGGGCACAGTGCTGTAACAGAGCCATGGTGTGACAGCCTCTCTGCTCCCTGATTGGTCAAACCTCAGAGAGGGCGTCACCGCGTTGACCAATCAGCGTGCAGCGTGCGGCGCTCGGTCCCGCCTTGTTATCGGGTTTAACCAATCAGCGCCGAGCGGAGGAGGAGCCGAGCGGCCAGATGGAAAATAGTCACAGGGGAGGTGATCGGGAGTTCTCTGTTTCTGCAGGTTTGACACCATCAATCTCAGTTGTAGTTGGACTGAATTAAAGCCTGATTGATACTCTTTGTTTGCAGATAGAAACAACACATTGTGCATGATAATCTGTGCAGAAAACGATGGATTCCCTGCTGTATTTGGCCGGTCTGGTGGCCACGTTGCTGCTGTGGGTCCGGGTGAAAGGTGTAGATTATGTGATGGTGCACCAGAGGTGGATCTTCGTGTGTCTGTTCCTGCTGCCGCTGTCGGTCGTGTTCGACGTGTACTATTATGTGCGAGCGTGGATCATTTTCAAGATGTGTTCTGCACCCAAACTACACGACCAGCGCGTGAGAGACATCCAGAGACAGGTgagtcatcttcatcatcttcatcatcttcatcttcatcattattatcatcttcatcatcttcatcatcattatcatcattattatcatcttcatcatcattattatcatcattatcatcttcatcatcttcatcatcttcttcatcattaTCTTCATCATCTGTGATTcttacaggtgtgtgtgtgtgtgtgtgtacagctaCCTTTCagtgattctgtgtgtgtgtgtgtgtgtgtgtgtgtgtgtgtgtgtgtgtgtgtgtgtgtgtgtgtgtgtgtgtgtgtgtacagctaCCTTTGAGTGATTcttacaggtgtgtgtgtgtgtgtgtgtgtgtgtgtgtgtgtgtgtgtgtgtgtgtgtgtgtgtacagctaCCTTtgagtgaggtgtgtgtgtgtgtgtgtgtgtgtgcttgtacagctaccttttgtgtgtgtgtgtgtgtgtgtgtgtgtgtgtgtgtgtgtgtgtgtgtgtgtgtgtgtgtgtacagctacctttgagtgagtgtgtgtgtgtgtgtgtgtgtgtgtgtgtgtgtgtgtgtgtgtgtgtgtgtgtgtgtacagctaCCTGTACAGCTACCTTTGAGTGATTcttacaggtgtgtgtgtgtgtgtgtgtgtgtgtgtgtgtgcgtgtgtgcgtgtgtgtgtgtgtgtgtgtgtgcattcttGTCCAGCTACCTTTTGTGAGGACCAATTAGAGTTTTTAGGGTCCTCACTTTGGGAAAGACCCTCAAAGGCTTGGTCAACATGAGGTCAAACTACTCTATTCAGGGAGTGAATACAGAGAGATGTATAACTGATTAAACCCAAACAATATTCCCCAATATTATAAGGATCATtcatatacatttaatatattatattagcTCTATTTTGTGTTACTATTGTCAATATAAAGTTATAGAAAGGCCAGagtatgtgtgcacatacaaggaatttgacttatttgttttgcattgcTCCCAATGTacttacacatacagtaccagtcaaaagtttggacacaccttctcattcaactactttgaagaatgtaaaatataaaacatattctggtttgttgagcatttgtttgtttaccacataattccatatgtgttccttcatagtttggatgtcttcaatattaatctacaatgtagaaaataataaaaagaaagaaaaaccattgaatgagaaggtgtgtccaaacttttgactggtactgtatatagacATAACAGCAAAAAgcaaggacaacaaagctggacaaataaaagtaaagaattGAGTCGACTGTTATGTAGGTATAAGTACGAGAAAACCTATATCAGCCTTGGTTTTAAGGTTCAGGTAAGAATCAGGTTCAGGTCAAGGTCTTGTTTAGGTATTGCATATGTCAAAGTCCTCAAGCAGTAGTAGGCCTACAAgcttttgtgtgcgtgtgcattaTGATGTTTATTCTCATTTGTTGTGctgaaataatttaaatggtATCATTCTTAATGATTTTAACACCATGGAAAAGTTATGATGCAGCTGCAGATTCAATTCAATAAACCATATGGAGTTGATCATAATCATAATTACCTTTACTGaccacatatacatatacagtaccagtcaaaagtttggacacaccttctcattcaatggtttttctttctttttctttttttctacattgtagattaatattgaagacatccaaactatgaaggaacacatatggaattatgtggtaaacaaacaaatgctcaacaaaccagaatatgttttatattttagattcttcaaagtagttgaatgagaaggtgtgtccaaacttttgactggtactgtacatatttatacatacagCTTTCCAAGTCACTCGTGATAAAATTCACGTTTATCCAGCTAATAGAAAGTTCCACGATCAACTTAttgagtgttttgttttaattgtgatTGGTGACTAGGTGAAACATTGTCTTCCCAAAGCCTTGAATGTCTGTTATGTGTTTATATTAGGCGCTGGTTCTCCACAGAAAAAGCAGCGCATGCTTATGATGACAGCCCTCCGCAGTTACGGGGGCTTGCATTTTTCATCGGCCTGCGAGATGCTCATAAGAGATTACGCGGAAATAGTGGGTCAAACTGGCAAAGGTAGCCTGTGTTTGTGCCAGCGGAGAGAGGCTTCTCCCTGCAGAACCGCATTGCTAGAAAGCCGCCTTGGGGAAGGAAGAACGCATTTTAATTGCTTcacagtgattttattttttattgctgatTGGTGACTAGTTGAAACAATTGTCTATCCCTTTAAAAAGCCTTGAATGTctgttatgtgtttatttactttGGCCTTGCATTATAGACCCTTTAAAATGCAATGTTTAATTGTTCTGTCACCTGCCaaccttttaattaaaaacaccagGCTATAAATCGACATGCCTTGATGATATTATTCTTTATATAGCCTGCCCAATTTTTTGGCAATAAAACGGACATTATATCCGACCGATTTCAATTTGGCctcttgtcatttttaaataagtgGCCACCCTGGTAAAACAAGTTGAGTATCTCTGGCCTACATGATGCCTACTACGATAGAATGAGGAGTTACCTGTTTTGCAAAGAATCATGACTCATAGTGaccatttgtgttttaaaactcGGACAGTGATGTTTTTAACTACATGAAATACATGGAGTCAAAGCAACTTTGCTAGCAGTGCATTGTGATGTAAGAAAGTGTTGCTTTATCTCTGTTATgtcataaattaattattacacAAGTTTTTAATATCTACTCACCTTTCGCTCTGGATACACACAGTAGATAACATTTTGTTGGAACAGTTTGAACTGGcttgtaattcattttttaaatcaccaaCCATAAAGAGCCACGACTGGCCATGGCTGTCATATAATAACTACATTATACGTGGTAATTAAAACGTATGCTTGTTGTGTAATTTTAAATAAGACGGCTGATTAAAAGCACATCCATTTCTTTGGATTTGGATAAGTTGGGCCTGCAAGTTCATGATCACTGTGAATCACCTACCACAGTGAAGCAACTACTTACCTTATGGTTTGGTTGTGcaacaatcaaaacacaaaatacagtgTCCACATACTCTGAAAATTAAGTCCGATACAATATGTGTTAGCTGtatgttgttttatatatgCCTGTTAGAGAAATGGCTGAACTTTTGAACTTCGGCACACTAAGtcgtttttaattgtttatttcaaaatggTATAATGAAAGTGATCAATGCATTGAATCAGTACATAAATGAGGTAAATATCATGAGCTTATATGGCACTTTAAAGTACTAAAgcgttttttttcctattttcttAAGTCCTTAACTTTTCTACTTGTCTCTGTGCTGTCGTACAGTTTAGATCTTTGCAAGTTTGTGTGAGTTTAGGCAATCAGTTCATAGTCTGACAAAATGCTGACTCTGTAAGAGGGAGAGAACACTGAGAGCAGACAAGACAGACACCTGATACCTTGATTCCTAGAAGGATTTGGTCAGGAGAGAGGAATCTGACGTGAAGTAGAGGTAAATCAAACTGAGCGTTAGTCAATAATGTGTAAAGGAATAATGACAGAAATTCACATATGGGTCCTCCATGGTCCAGtgaatgaactgtgaagatAAGTCTTCAAAAGATATACTTTGAGGAGTAAAAATGAGCTGCCAAGGTCTTCAGTCTACCAAGAAAAGCCTTGACAACGTTGATGATGGCTATAAGTAAAGAGGTACAAGGTCGGCTCACTGAAGAGATGATaatgtgttctttgtttttatcacaCGTTTCTAGGTGCGCGAGTGGAGTAAGGACGGCAGAAAGACCCAAATGTGTACGGGTCGACCCGGCTGGCTCACCGTGTCTCTCCGGGTGGGGAAATACAAGAAAACCAACAAGAACATCATGATCAACATGATGGACATCCTGGAGGTGGACACGAAGAGGCAGGTAGGAGGACTCAATcaatcccatcagcctcagctccaccatggtaaacattacacctGCATGTTATCTTTGTCTTTGTGAGTGCGGCTGCTGGCTGTCTTTACAATTGCCTGATCTGATCTGAGTCCTGAGATCTATTGTTCCTTTGATGAGTGCAATCAAAGTTGCTCTATAACAAAGACAGTGCATTACAAACTCAGCAGTGGTTTAAAATGGtacacacttcctgtctcttaaGTTGGTGTGGTCATGGTGTGTTTGTAAGTTATAACCTTCACTGTGTTTGCCAACTTAGTTTAGTGTTTTAGTATACTAAAACACTAAACTAAGTTGGCAAACACAGTGAAGATTATAACTTCAGATCAGATCAGGCAATTGTAAAGACGGCCAGCAGCCAGCctattaaaaccattaaatttGAAGGGACACTTTGATTAATAATCATACCATTTCACTAGTTTTCTCTTAATAATATATTTGGCTAAACTGGGGGTGTGTATGATAGCTGTGTGACCATCCGGCTGCCTCTGTTAATCAGCAGGGGCGTCAGGTTCCCAGAGTTCAGGATTTATAGCCTGGTGTTATTATAAACCAAAAGCAATAATGACACGATGACAGATGTAAGACTAACATTGTTGTATCAGTTTTCACTGAGGTTGCACATTGCTCCCTTCACTCTCCAACTGTATCGGACAACAGGCTCATTCTAGGCtcaggaaaacacaacaattcttagttttaGGTATTTTTTCGCTAACGAAAACAtatattgtgaatattttatttaaaatttctGCTGATAGATACCCTGAAATGCAGCACACTGGCCATTAAAAACACTACTTATTAAAATGTACCTGGCTGAATTTTGCATTGACAGTCAAATAGCTGATCTTCACTCATAGAGGTCTTTGTTTTTTAGGTGGTGAGAGTTGAGCCTCTGGCCAACATGGGTCAGGTGACCGCTCTCCTCACCTCCATTGGCTGGACGCTGCCGGTGCTGCCCGAGCTGGATGACCTCACTGTGGGTACGTCGCTCTATTACTGTGGATTTCTTTTCCGGCGAACCATCACAGAGTGGCCTCAGCTGTGGCCTCTTCTTCTGGTGTCTAGAAATAGAGACGTGCTGATGATTTCCACAGCTCATTGTTCTCCGTGAGGCAgatcctccatctcctccatcaaTCACTGTATCCTGTTCAGAGCACCAGCGACTTCTCTAATCGTGTTAGAGGACTGACGTTGTAGCTCAAGAGATGAAACTGGGAGGAAATGGCTGCAGCGTTGGAAGCACCCCTGGATCGGGTTTCATAATGGATTCCCTGATGCCATAAACTGCGCATCAGCAATCTAATATTTTCCCATCAGGCAGCGGTTACATTCATTTATCCTGATgtccacacatgcacatacatactAATCTCCCAGCAGGCAAGCGCtgctttgtgcttgtgtgtgtgtgtgcgtgtgtgtgtgtgttttgtgtgtgtgtgtgtgtgtgtgtgtgtgtgtgtgtgtgcgtgtgtgtgtgtgtgtgtgtgtgtgtgtgtgtgtgtgtgcccaacTGGAAAGATATTGAATTTACGACTCTTTaattctctctcctctctcaggtGGTTTGGTGATGGGTACAGGCATCGAGTCATCCTCTCACATTTACGGGCTGTTTCAGCACATCTGCGTAGCGTTTGAACTGGTTTTAGCTGATGGCAGCTTGGTTCGCTGCACTGAGGtgagtattttgtgtgtgtgtgtgtgtgtgtgtgtgacgttgtgtgtgtgtgtgtgtgtgtgtgtgttcaggagcCCTGTAACATGAAGTGAGATTAGTGGGCTACTTAGCACACAATCTTGACTCTTGTTTTTAAGagtcgctctgctgcctcggggcgattggttgccccgtcgctcagaggtccctgcggccgatccacccggtcacagcttctttctgtcctggcccctcagtggtggaatgaactccccactgacctcaggacagcagagtcgctgcccatctttaaactcacctcttcaagaagtactaccctgagccttccgctaagcacttattgtattcatattagttgttgcactcactgtattcgtatcagttcgctgcacttattgaatttgtatttgtttactgcacttatcctattcgtagtagtttgtagcacttattatattcggattagtctgttgcaattattgttttcgtattaatttgcctctgcactatacttttgctctggtttatgctttgagatgcttgtttaagaaaggagatgcacttatgacttctggtg from Anoplopoma fimbria isolate UVic2021 breed Golden Eagle Sablefish chromosome 8, Afim_UVic_2022, whole genome shotgun sequence includes:
- the si:dkeyp-51f12.2 gene encoding uncharacterized protein si:dkeyp-51f12.2; its protein translation is MPSLHHGTIFIGAFLIVTGGSTAFLASSQSRLQAFSLCCVVLGVVMLILGLFWAMNSKSAANYNHREFDPECPHYPYDYPNFGGHALFTPPGNRFPESQSVFLPRTMERHRQGARAEDFDYPPMDPSGFSPTPHPPLWQEPPPPYEVAIKTTCSSTHLRRAYSDTHLASEPLFGRSREISFEV